A window from Cryobacterium sp. PAMC25264 encodes these proteins:
- a CDS encoding carbohydrate ABC transporter permease encodes MTTTIERPPAAPAAGGPARPGRTKRDRTSKSEERAGLAMLAPAVLLLALFIFVPAILAFGLAFTNARLISPYPAVFVGLDNFVRLFADAAFFRALLNVGYFAVVVVPLQAGLALVMAILVNKKVRGTTFFRTVYFLPVVTSMVVVSLLWLFMYRQDGLINVIIERVTMGLVTGPDWLNNTATSMPAIILMSVWQGVGFHMIIWLSGLQTIPADLYEAADLDGVTAWQRFRYITWPGLSATRSLILVTITIQALSLFTQISVMTQGGPLNSTTTVVYEAVRSGFAQQETGYASAISLVFFVIVLLISVVQRFLSREKA; translated from the coding sequence ATGACCACCACGATCGAACGACCCCCGGCGGCACCCGCCGCCGGCGGCCCGGCTCGGCCCGGCCGCACCAAGCGCGACCGCACCAGCAAGAGCGAGGAACGCGCAGGGCTGGCCATGCTGGCCCCCGCCGTGCTGTTGCTGGCCCTCTTCATCTTCGTCCCGGCGATCCTCGCGTTCGGGCTCGCCTTCACCAACGCCCGGCTCATCTCGCCCTACCCGGCGGTGTTCGTCGGCCTCGACAACTTCGTGCGACTGTTCGCGGATGCCGCCTTCTTCCGCGCGCTTCTCAACGTGGGCTATTTTGCCGTGGTCGTCGTGCCACTCCAGGCCGGCCTCGCCCTGGTGATGGCGATCCTGGTGAACAAGAAGGTGCGGGGCACCACCTTCTTCCGCACGGTGTACTTCCTGCCGGTGGTCACCTCCATGGTGGTCGTCTCGCTGCTCTGGCTGTTCATGTACCGCCAAGACGGCCTGATCAACGTGATCATCGAACGGGTCACGATGGGCCTGGTCACCGGACCGGACTGGCTGAACAACACCGCCACCTCGATGCCGGCGATCATCCTCATGTCCGTCTGGCAGGGCGTGGGCTTCCACATGATCATCTGGCTCTCCGGGCTGCAGACCATCCCCGCCGACCTTTACGAAGCCGCCGACCTCGACGGCGTCACCGCCTGGCAGCGCTTCCGCTACATCACCTGGCCGGGCCTATCTGCCACCCGCAGCCTCATTCTGGTGACCATCACCATCCAGGCGCTCAGCCTCTTCACCCAGATCAGCGTGATGACCCAGGGCGGCCCGCTGAACTCCACCACCACCGTGGTCTACGAAGCCGTGCGCAGCGGCTTCGCCCAACAGGAGACCGGCTACGCCTCGGCGATCTCCCTCGTATTCTTCGTCATCGTGCTGCTGATCTCGGTCGTGCAGCGCTTCCTCAGCAGAGAGAAGGCCTGA
- a CDS encoding carbohydrate ABC transporter permease yields the protein MAISDVAVATTAPHVVLGATRAKKKRVIGVGGWILRIALTVLFLFPILFMFVSSLKPDQQIFGDLSSIAAFLPIGNISMDNYAAVFDRVPAARFLVNSIGISAITVVAGILVNSLAAFALSRMRIRGKTVILTLIIATLIVPFETLALPLVWWVNQLPSFELTDMGFLFTKGWIDTYQVQIIPFVANAFSIYLFHQYFESIPKELDEAARMDGAGWFRIYRQVVMPLSGPAIATVAILTFLPAWNSYLWPLMVVQTEELRPVMVGVQYFFQLNVSWGEVMAYSTLITLPVVALFIAFQRSFVNSIASSGVKG from the coding sequence ATGGCGATCTCAGATGTGGCTGTCGCAACGACCGCCCCGCACGTCGTGCTCGGTGCGACGAGGGCCAAGAAGAAGCGCGTCATCGGCGTCGGCGGCTGGATCCTCCGCATTGCCCTGACCGTGCTGTTCCTCTTCCCGATCCTGTTCATGTTCGTGTCGTCGCTGAAGCCCGACCAGCAGATCTTCGGCGACCTGTCGTCGATCGCCGCGTTCCTGCCCATCGGCAACATCTCGATGGACAACTACGCGGCGGTGTTCGACCGGGTGCCGGCCGCCCGGTTCCTGGTCAACTCCATCGGCATCTCGGCCATCACCGTGGTCGCCGGCATCCTGGTGAACAGCCTGGCCGCGTTCGCGCTCTCGCGGATGCGCATCCGCGGCAAGACAGTCATCCTCACCCTCATCATCGCCACCCTGATCGTGCCGTTCGAGACCCTCGCGCTGCCGCTGGTGTGGTGGGTCAACCAGCTGCCCTCCTTCGAGCTGACCGACATGGGGTTCCTCTTCACCAAGGGCTGGATCGACACCTACCAGGTGCAGATCATCCCGTTCGTGGCCAACGCCTTCTCGATCTACCTGTTCCACCAGTACTTCGAGTCGATCCCCAAGGAGCTCGACGAGGCCGCCCGCATGGACGGCGCCGGCTGGTTCCGCATCTACCGCCAGGTGGTCATGCCGCTCTCCGGCCCGGCCATCGCCACCGTCGCCATCCTCACGTTCCTACCCGCCTGGAACTCCTACCTCTGGCCACTCATGGTGGTGCAAACCGAGGAGCTCCGCCCGGTCATGGTGGGCGTGCAGTACTTCTTCCAGCTCAACGTCTCCTGGGGCGAGGTGATGGCGTACTCCACGCTGATCACCCTGCCCGTGGTGGCCCTGTTCATCGCGTTCCAACGCTCATTCGTCAACAGCATCGCGTCCAGCGGTGTGAAAGGTTAG
- a CDS encoding glycosyl hydrolase family 32 — MSLQLPDKWIWDSWYVQVDGVTHAFYLHASKALGNPDRRHRHPIVGHAVSTDLTNWTVVQDALIISDAPAFDDGTTWTGSVVQDDDGLWWMFYTGTSRAEDTMVQRVGAATSPDLLTWTKVSTEPLVEADPAWYEKLDLSVWHDEAWRDPWVFRFPGESTWQMLITARAATGDPRVRGVLGHATSDDLRNWTVQPPLSQPGQGFGQLEVFQFEIVDGVPVLLFCCGVSELSPERQALGEVGGVYSVAVDARLEQVDFTGAVLFDRTDLYASRLLKDADGGWVLLGFINIVDGEFVGTLSDPIPVTADPVRGLVHRTGAVSAVADHALAAAAL, encoded by the coding sequence ATGTCGCTCCAACTGCCCGATAAGTGGATCTGGGACTCCTGGTACGTACAGGTCGACGGCGTCACCCACGCCTTCTACCTGCACGCCAGCAAGGCCCTCGGCAACCCCGACCGGCGGCACCGGCATCCGATCGTGGGTCACGCCGTGAGCACCGATCTGACCAACTGGACGGTCGTGCAGGATGCCCTGATCATCTCGGATGCGCCCGCCTTCGACGACGGCACCACTTGGACCGGTTCGGTGGTGCAGGATGACGACGGCCTCTGGTGGATGTTCTACACCGGCACCTCCCGCGCCGAGGACACCATGGTGCAGCGGGTGGGTGCGGCCACCTCGCCCGACCTGCTCACCTGGACCAAGGTCTCGACCGAACCGCTCGTGGAGGCGGACCCCGCCTGGTACGAGAAGCTCGATCTCTCGGTCTGGCACGACGAGGCCTGGCGCGACCCGTGGGTGTTCCGGTTCCCCGGCGAGAGCACCTGGCAGATGCTGATCACCGCCCGCGCCGCGACCGGCGACCCGCGGGTGCGTGGTGTGCTCGGCCACGCCACCAGCGACGACCTGCGCAACTGGACGGTGCAGCCGCCGCTCAGCCAGCCCGGCCAGGGCTTCGGCCAGCTGGAGGTGTTCCAGTTCGAGATCGTCGACGGCGTACCCGTGTTGTTGTTCTGCTGCGGCGTGAGCGAGCTCTCCCCCGAACGCCAAGCGTTGGGCGAGGTGGGCGGCGTGTACAGCGTGGCCGTGGACGCCCGGCTGGAGCAGGTGGACTTCACCGGCGCGGTGCTCTTCGACCGCACCGACCTCTACGCCTCCCGACTGCTGAAGGATGCCGACGGGGGCTGGGTGCTGCTCGGCTTCATCAACATCGTCGACGGCGAGTTCGTCGGCACACTGAGCGACCCGATTCCGGTCACGGCGGATCCGGTGCGGGGGCTCGTGCATCGCACGGGCGCAGTTTCCGCTGTCGCCGACCACGCTCTCGCCGCAGCCGCACTGTGA
- a CDS encoding carbohydrate kinase, which translates to MSGDERGQRQVLVVGEALVDLVQRTDGSRHEAPGGSPANVALTLGRLGRHPQLLTHLGDDDRGRVVRGWLEESHVRVTASAAGSTSTATAVLDATGAASYEFDLAWSVDASLAGPADLVHIGSVATVIEPGASEVARLVADRRATATISFDPNVRPALIDDADAARAQVEHLVGLADVVKVSDEDLRWLQPDLSLTDAAAAWLAAGPSVVVVTLGGNGAFALTPAGRVAIVAPLVRVVDTVGAGDTFMGALIDGLLEADLVGADRRDALRELPLGLLEQIMRKSADAAAITVSRPGADPPTRRELAAA; encoded by the coding sequence GTGAGCGGGGATGAGCGTGGCCAGCGCCAGGTACTCGTGGTGGGCGAAGCGCTGGTGGATCTCGTACAGCGGACCGACGGCTCCCGGCACGAGGCGCCCGGCGGCAGCCCGGCCAACGTTGCGCTGACGCTGGGGCGGTTGGGGCGGCATCCGCAGCTGCTCACGCACCTGGGTGACGACGACCGCGGCCGAGTTGTCCGCGGCTGGCTGGAGGAGTCGCATGTGCGGGTCACGGCGAGCGCCGCCGGGTCGACCTCCACGGCCACCGCGGTGCTGGATGCGACCGGTGCCGCCAGCTATGAGTTCGATCTGGCCTGGTCGGTGGATGCCTCACTGGCCGGCCCGGCCGATCTGGTGCACATCGGGTCGGTCGCCACGGTGATCGAGCCGGGCGCCTCCGAGGTGGCCCGTCTCGTTGCAGACCGGCGCGCGACGGCCACGATCAGCTTCGACCCGAACGTGCGCCCGGCGCTGATCGACGATGCCGACGCGGCCCGCGCCCAAGTGGAACATCTCGTGGGGCTGGCCGATGTGGTGAAGGTCAGCGATGAGGACCTGCGCTGGCTGCAGCCCGACCTGAGCCTGACCGACGCAGCGGCCGCGTGGCTGGCGGCCGGGCCATCCGTTGTGGTGGTCACCCTCGGCGGCAACGGTGCCTTTGCGCTCACGCCTGCCGGCCGGGTTGCGATCGTCGCGCCGCTCGTGAGAGTGGTCGACACCGTCGGCGCCGGCGACACCTTCATGGGCGCGCTCATCGACGGGCTGCTCGAGGCCGACCTCGTGGGCGCCGACCGCCGCGACGCCCTGCGCGAGCTGCCCCTCGGGCTGCTCGAGCAGATCATGCGGAAAAGCGCGGATGCGGCGGCCATCACGGTCTCCCGCCCCGGCGCCGACCCGCCCACCCGGAGGGAGCTGGCGGCCGCCTGA
- a CDS encoding glycine betaine ABC transporter substrate-binding protein encodes MKSRHIAALSIAAVGSLVLAGCSADSGSDGSSGADGEAKDLSIAVVYGWDEGIAVSVLWEAILEEKGYDVSLDYADIGPAFVGLSTGDFDVFMDSWLPNTHEAYIEQYGDDITELGVWNSEGRNTIAVNADAPIDSLEELAANADLFDNRIVGTDPGAGLTKMTEENAIPQYGLEDMDFVISSSPAMLTQLQAATDAGENIVVTLWQPHWAYDSFDLKNLDDPKGAMGGSEDMTSFSRMDFEKDSPQAAEWLSKFEIDLPTLTSLESALLVDYTGDDYDKPVAAWIADNREWVDSLTE; translated from the coding sequence ATGAAGTCACGACATATCGCCGCGCTCTCCATCGCCGCTGTCGGCAGCCTGGTTCTCGCCGGATGCAGCGCCGACTCCGGTTCCGACGGCTCCTCAGGAGCAGACGGCGAAGCCAAAGACCTTTCCATCGCCGTCGTCTACGGTTGGGACGAGGGCATCGCCGTCTCCGTTCTCTGGGAGGCGATCCTGGAGGAAAAGGGCTACGACGTCTCCCTCGACTACGCCGATATCGGGCCAGCCTTCGTGGGGCTTTCGACCGGAGACTTCGATGTCTTCATGGACTCGTGGCTGCCCAACACCCACGAGGCCTACATCGAGCAGTACGGCGACGACATCACCGAGCTGGGCGTCTGGAACTCCGAGGGCCGCAACACCATCGCGGTGAACGCGGATGCCCCGATCGACTCGCTCGAGGAACTCGCCGCGAACGCCGACCTCTTCGACAACCGCATTGTGGGCACCGACCCCGGCGCGGGTCTGACCAAGATGACCGAGGAGAACGCGATTCCGCAGTACGGGCTGGAGGACATGGACTTCGTCATCTCATCGTCACCGGCCATGCTCACCCAGTTGCAGGCGGCGACGGATGCCGGCGAGAACATCGTTGTCACCCTGTGGCAGCCGCACTGGGCCTACGACTCCTTCGACCTGAAGAACCTCGACGACCCCAAGGGCGCCATGGGTGGCAGCGAGGACATGACCAGCTTCTCGCGGATGGACTTCGAGAAGGACTCCCCGCAGGCGGCCGAGTGGCTCTCGAAGTTCGAGATCGACCTGCCCACGCTGACCTCGCTCGAGTCCGCTCTGCTGGTGGACTACACCGGTGACGACTACGACAAGCCCGTCGCCGCCTGGATCGCGGACAACCGCGAGTGGGTCGACAGCCTCACCGAGTAA
- a CDS encoding helix-turn-helix domain-containing protein, which translates to MIQPAEHAVADRDVTGSVSDSTFALDEEECRRFQISVELAGRKWSAAILMAGARGARRFSEYRALVEGISDRLLAARLKELEQEGLIERDVRPTTPVSISYNLTPSGLQLISLLHPLVTWSRPRQGVSAS; encoded by the coding sequence GTGATCCAGCCCGCGGAGCACGCCGTCGCAGACCGTGATGTCACCGGCAGCGTGAGCGACTCGACCTTCGCCCTCGACGAGGAAGAGTGCCGCCGGTTCCAGATCTCCGTGGAGTTGGCTGGCCGCAAGTGGAGCGCCGCGATCCTCATGGCCGGCGCCCGCGGCGCTCGCCGGTTCTCGGAGTACCGCGCCCTCGTGGAGGGTATCTCCGATCGGTTGCTCGCCGCCCGGCTCAAGGAGCTGGAGCAGGAGGGCCTGATCGAACGCGATGTTCGGCCCACCACCCCGGTGTCGATCAGCTACAACCTGACCCCGTCCGGCCTCCAGCTGATCTCACTGCTGCATCCGCTCGTCACCTGGAGCCGTCCCCGCCAGGGCGTGTCCGCCTCCTAG
- a CDS encoding NADPH-dependent F420 reductase: MVTTIGILGAGRVGSAIARTALASGYVAHIAGSGPAADIQLIVDIVTPGAVAMTAAEVAATSDLVVLAVPMHKFRSVDPATLVGKIVLDTMNYWQPIDGQLDEFAGDPRGSSEIVAEYFAGTRLVKTLNHIGYHDLETDARPAGAADRHALAIAGDADAASVVAGVIERFGFDAVYAGPLEAGVAFEPGSPVFGGRHTAAELTAELELSAGPALAARETTEAA, translated from the coding sequence ATGGTCACCACGATCGGCATACTCGGAGCGGGCCGCGTCGGCTCCGCTATCGCCCGCACCGCCCTGGCCTCCGGCTACGTCGCGCACATCGCCGGCTCCGGCCCCGCCGCCGACATCCAGCTGATCGTCGACATCGTCACCCCGGGCGCCGTGGCAATGACCGCCGCCGAGGTCGCCGCTACCTCCGACCTGGTGGTGCTCGCCGTACCGATGCACAAGTTCCGCAGCGTCGACCCAGCCACCCTCGTGGGTAAGATCGTGCTCGACACCATGAACTACTGGCAGCCCATCGACGGCCAGCTCGACGAGTTCGCGGGCGACCCGCGCGGTAGCAGCGAGATCGTCGCCGAGTACTTCGCCGGCACCCGCCTGGTGAAGACGCTCAACCACATCGGGTACCACGACCTGGAGACCGACGCCCGGCCCGCCGGCGCCGCCGACCGGCACGCGCTGGCCATCGCCGGTGACGCGGATGCCGCATCCGTCGTCGCCGGGGTCATCGAACGCTTCGGCTTCGACGCCGTCTACGCCGGCCCGCTCGAGGCCGGCGTGGCGTTCGAGCCGGGCTCGCCGGTCTTCGGCGGCAGGCACACCGCGGCCGAACTCACCGCCGAGCTGGAGCTCTCCGCTGGACCGGCGCTGGCCGCCCGGGAGACAACCGAAGCCGCCTAA
- a CDS encoding LLM class flavin-dependent oxidoreductase, with the protein MEIGAYSFGDTPLNPDGSPRSTAEGIRNLFGAIVAADRTGLDYFGIGEHHTVSMPASSPGAVIAAAAAATSQIILGSAASIISTDDPVRVFQQLATADAISGGGRVEITAGRGSSVETFPLFGYDLAEYDRLYAEKLDLLMTINNSPTETVSWSGTVRPTLDELAVVPRPVAGRLPIWLATGGNAASSARAGKLGLPVSYGIIGGEPHRFAPLTELYRRSAAQAGHTENLKVSVATSGLVAPTKQEALDRFYPGWYNLNVEMGRLRGWGAPDRRQYLAQSHAPGAYYVGDPDDVAERIVHLHGYLGHMRHFLQGDLGGLPHEHLLESITLLATEVKPRVARLLAAK; encoded by the coding sequence ATGGAAATCGGCGCCTACAGCTTCGGCGACACCCCGTTGAACCCCGACGGCAGCCCGCGGAGCACGGCAGAGGGCATCCGCAATCTCTTCGGTGCCATCGTGGCGGCTGACCGGACCGGATTGGACTACTTCGGCATCGGCGAGCACCACACCGTGAGCATGCCGGCATCCTCCCCCGGCGCCGTGATCGCCGCGGCGGCCGCGGCCACCAGTCAGATCATCCTGGGCAGTGCGGCGAGCATCATCAGCACGGATGACCCGGTGCGGGTGTTCCAGCAGCTCGCCACCGCCGACGCCATCTCCGGCGGCGGCCGGGTGGAGATCACCGCGGGCCGGGGCTCCTCCGTCGAGACGTTCCCCCTGTTCGGCTATGACCTGGCCGAGTACGACCGGCTCTACGCGGAGAAGCTAGACCTGCTGATGACCATAAACAACAGCCCCACCGAGACGGTGAGCTGGTCGGGCACCGTGCGCCCCACGCTCGACGAGTTGGCCGTGGTGCCCCGTCCGGTCGCCGGCCGGCTACCGATCTGGCTGGCCACCGGCGGCAACGCGGCATCGTCGGCCCGGGCCGGCAAGCTGGGGCTACCGGTGTCGTACGGCATCATCGGCGGCGAGCCGCACCGGTTCGCTCCGCTGACCGAGCTATACCGACGGTCGGCCGCGCAGGCCGGGCACACCGAGAACCTCAAGGTGTCGGTGGCCACCTCCGGCCTGGTCGCGCCGACGAAGCAGGAGGCGCTGGACCGGTTCTACCCGGGCTGGTACAACCTCAACGTGGAGATGGGCCGACTGCGCGGCTGGGGTGCCCCCGACCGCCGGCAGTACCTGGCCCAGAGCCACGCACCGGGCGCGTACTACGTGGGCGACCCCGACGACGTCGCGGAGCGCATCGTGCACCTGCACGGCTACCTCGGCCACATGCGGCACTTCCTGCAGGGTGACCTGGGCGGCCTACCGCACGAGCACCTGCTGGAGTCGATCACCCTGCTCGCCACAGAGGTAAAGCCCCGCGTGGCCCGGCTGCTCGCCGCGAAATAG
- a CDS encoding endonuclease/exonuclease/phosphatase family protein gives MADAALIGRVTAPDLHVMTFNIRRRLPTLRPGSPDRWDGRKALVGRLLTTEQPSLIGVQEALPDQVEFLSDVLGAGYDWVGRGRHPAGHDEHNPIFYDSARLHLNEWRQHALSDTPNEHGSRSWGNLVRRIAVSAAFTDTATGASVLAINTHFDHLSRRSRLRSAGFILTLVRDAYRLDPATTVAVTGDLNTSVNSEVYRRLTAPGRLRDSWAAASDRLTPEWGTFSNYRQPRPGGTRIDFVLVGPGVDVLSAGINAARFDGRAASDHEPVQAVLRSAAAADRPHAVRPHID, from the coding sequence ATGGCGGATGCAGCACTGATCGGCAGGGTGACCGCACCCGATCTGCACGTGATGACCTTCAACATCCGTCGCCGGCTGCCCACCCTGCGACCGGGCAGCCCCGACCGGTGGGACGGCCGCAAGGCACTGGTGGGGCGCCTGCTCACGACAGAGCAGCCCAGCCTGATCGGTGTGCAGGAGGCGCTGCCCGACCAGGTCGAGTTCCTCTCCGACGTCCTCGGGGCCGGCTATGACTGGGTGGGCCGAGGCCGGCACCCCGCCGGACACGACGAGCACAACCCGATCTTCTACGACTCCGCACGTCTGCACCTGAACGAGTGGCGCCAGCACGCACTCTCGGACACTCCCAACGAGCACGGGTCACGCTCGTGGGGCAACCTCGTGCGACGCATCGCCGTGTCGGCCGCCTTCACCGACACCGCCACCGGGGCCTCCGTGCTGGCGATCAACACGCACTTCGACCACCTCTCCCGCCGCTCCCGGCTGCGCTCGGCCGGGTTCATCCTCACCCTGGTGCGCGACGCGTACCGCCTCGACCCCGCCACCACGGTCGCGGTCACCGGCGATCTCAACACCTCGGTGAACTCGGAGGTCTACCGTCGGTTGACCGCGCCGGGCCGGCTCCGGGACAGCTGGGCTGCGGCATCCGATCGGCTGACGCCGGAGTGGGGTACCTTCTCGAACTACCGGCAGCCGCGTCCGGGCGGCACCCGCATCGACTTCGTCCTGGTGGGACCCGGCGTCGACGTGCTGAGCGCGGGCATCAACGCCGCCCGGTTCGACGGCCGAGCGGCGTCCGACCACGAACCAGTGCAGGCCGTGCTGCGCTCCGCGGCCGCCGCGGATCGACCCCACGCCGTTCGGCCCCACATCGACTAG
- a CDS encoding bacteriorhodopsin-like: MIPDILSPGQYDTVYNFLSLVIAAQLFTAVFLLISLPRILPRYRAAITVAIVVCGIAAYHYFRIFDSFKAAFVTEAAGGQGDYAQAAGVGFNEGYRYVDWLLTVPLLLVELIAVLALARSVQTRLLRGLVPAAALMIILGYPGEISGDNGVRGLFGLLSTIPFLYILYVLFVQLSKSLDRQPKSVRATLGRLRYLLLLSWGVYPIAYLLPLLNIAGSDAWVYKQVGYSVADILAKAVYGLIIYQVARMKSFDDDPTFAGIELSRDEEPVRS, translated from the coding sequence ATGATTCCCGACATCCTGTCCCCCGGGCAATACGACACCGTCTACAACTTCCTGTCCCTGGTGATTGCTGCGCAGCTCTTCACCGCGGTGTTCCTGCTTATCTCCCTGCCTCGCATCCTGCCGCGCTACCGGGCCGCGATCACGGTGGCCATCGTGGTCTGCGGCATCGCCGCGTATCACTACTTCCGCATCTTCGACTCGTTCAAGGCGGCGTTCGTCACCGAGGCGGCCGGCGGGCAGGGCGACTACGCGCAGGCAGCCGGTGTGGGGTTCAACGAGGGCTACCGGTACGTGGACTGGTTGCTCACCGTGCCGCTGCTGCTTGTGGAGCTGATCGCCGTGCTGGCGCTCGCACGCTCGGTGCAGACCCGGCTCTTGCGCGGGCTGGTTCCGGCCGCCGCGCTCATGATCATCCTCGGCTACCCGGGTGAGATCAGCGGAGATAACGGGGTGCGCGGGCTGTTCGGCCTGTTGTCCACCATCCCGTTCCTCTACATCCTCTACGTTCTGTTCGTGCAGCTGAGCAAGTCGCTCGACCGGCAGCCGAAGAGCGTGCGCGCCACGCTGGGGCGGCTGCGTTATCTGCTGCTGCTGAGCTGGGGCGTCTACCCGATCGCCTACCTGCTGCCGCTGCTCAACATCGCCGGATCCGACGCCTGGGTCTACAAGCAGGTGGGGTACTCCGTGGCCGACATCCTCGCCAAGGCCGTCTACGGGCTGATCATCTACCAGGTGGCCCGCATGAAGTCCTTCGACGACGACCCCACCTTCGCCGGTATCGAGCTCTCCCGCGACGAAGAGCCGGTGCGCAGCTAG
- a CDS encoding MarR family winged helix-turn-helix transcriptional regulator, translated as MHNPDRASHTLTGFPAAASAFVSALEGNRRRIAEDAGLSGTELRALFRVAQAVSITPKDLAAHLGLTTGAVTAIARRLVDAGFVTRTDHPGDRRSLYLELTPDGHAIMGQIHHDFAEMLSDSTSSLSADQLADFTAALTSVAAEVRTRSGRP; from the coding sequence ATGCACAATCCCGATCGGGCGTCGCACACGCTCACCGGCTTTCCGGCCGCAGCATCCGCTTTCGTCAGCGCCCTCGAGGGCAATCGGCGCCGAATCGCGGAGGACGCCGGCCTGTCCGGAACCGAGCTTCGCGCGCTGTTCCGGGTGGCCCAGGCCGTGAGCATCACGCCCAAGGATCTGGCCGCCCACCTCGGCCTCACAACTGGCGCCGTCACCGCGATCGCCCGGCGCCTCGTCGACGCCGGTTTCGTCACCCGCACCGACCATCCCGGCGACCGCCGCAGCCTCTACCTGGAGCTCACGCCGGACGGTCATGCGATCATGGGGCAGATCCACCACGACTTCGCGGAGATGCTCTCGGACTCCACCTCGAGCCTGAGCGCCGACCAGCTGGCGGACTTCACCGCTGCGCTCACCTCGGTCGCTGCCGAGGTGCGCACCCGCTCCGGGCGCCCCTGA
- a CDS encoding PadR family transcriptional regulator, with amino-acid sequence MSVSDQTQMAVLGGLSLAPMTGYALREQIRDTLGQFWSESFGQIYPALTLLERDGLIERRESLRSGSSIFAVTPSGVQRLRELLAEAPAREKPRNGLLLRLFFGRQLGPDACRRLVQDARSRAEAELAGLSAIRAEVEADDSADAPYILLTVMAGEHAARATLAWAHDALDVLDGQATAAQRSQ; translated from the coding sequence ATGTCGGTGTCAGATCAAACCCAGATGGCCGTGCTCGGTGGGCTCAGCCTTGCTCCGATGACCGGGTACGCCCTGCGGGAACAGATCCGCGACACCCTCGGACAGTTCTGGTCCGAGAGCTTCGGTCAGATCTATCCCGCACTCACGCTCCTGGAACGCGACGGCCTGATCGAGCGCCGGGAGTCGCTGCGCTCCGGGTCGTCCATCTTCGCCGTGACACCCAGCGGAGTGCAGCGGCTGCGCGAGCTGCTGGCCGAGGCCCCTGCCCGGGAAAAGCCACGTAATGGCCTGTTGCTCCGGCTGTTCTTCGGGCGCCAGCTGGGCCCGGACGCATGCCGGCGCCTCGTGCAGGACGCCCGGAGTCGAGCCGAAGCCGAACTGGCCGGGCTGAGCGCCATCCGCGCCGAGGTCGAGGCCGACGACAGCGCGGATGCCCCCTACATCCTGCTCACGGTCATGGCCGGCGAGCACGCTGCCCGGGCCACCCTCGCCTGGGCCCACGACGCGTTGGACGTTCTCGACGGCCAGGCCACAGCCGCCCAGAGGTCGCAATGA